A single window of Salvia splendens isolate huo1 chromosome 6, SspV2, whole genome shotgun sequence DNA harbors:
- the LOC121809683 gene encoding rosmarinate synthase-like, whose translation MRTRVIESTMVKPLKETPSGIVWLSNLDLVFSDTYHSRVVYFYRPDGGSGFFDTAALKEALSRALVEFYPYAGRLRKDDSGRIEINCNDEGVSFVEAECDGTIDELGDFCIPRPDLGLTPTVDYSNGISTFPLLLLKLTRFKCGGASIGLANEHHTSDGISANNLMRTWSEIARGIATVPTVSLDRRVLSARSPPQPQFPHIEHHPPPSLKTPLDDAAGDPTFSTFKLSRDFINALKKKCNESSGGVNYTMYEVVAGHVWRCVSIARGLPRDQETKLQFPVDARQRLRPPLPPGYFGNGIFYSGAFALVGELVSKPLRFSVETVHEAIARMDDEYMRSALDYLELYMRNVEGIVRSQNNVKCPNFGVTSWVRLPVHKAEFGLGKPVFVGPGGALSEGKSFLYPDQENEGILLLAITLHQQHMERFEKLLYDKDSCLIPEISPFG comes from the exons ATGAGGACTAGAGTGATAGAATCAACAATGGTAAAACCATTGAAAGAAACGCCGAGTGGGATTGTGTGGCTCTCCAATTTAGACTTAGTTTTCTCTGATACCTACCATAGCCGGGTGGTGTACTTCTACCGCCCCGATGGCGGCTCCGGCTTCTTCGACACCGCGGCGCTCAAGGAAGCTCTGAGCCGCGCCCTTGTTGAGTTCTACCCGTATGCGGGCAGGCTGAGAAAGGACGACAGCGGCCGCATTGAGATCAACTGCAACGATGAGGGAGTGTCTTTCGTGGAGGCAGAGTGCGACGGCACCATCGATGAGTTGGGTGATTTCTGCATCCCCAGGCCTGACCTCGGCCTCACCCCCACCGTCGATTACTCCAATGGAATTTCCACTTTTCCACTTCTTCTGCTCAAG TTGACTCGGTTTAAATGCGGCGGAGCGAGCATAGGTTTGGCAAATGAGCATCACACATCAGACGGGATTTCCGCAAACAATTTGATGCGCACGTGGTCGGAAATCGCTCGCGGCATAGCCACCGTCCCTACTGTCTCCTTGGACCGGCGCGTCCTCTCAGCGCGCAGCCCCCCGCAGCCccagttcccccacatcgagCACCATCCCCCTCCGTCGCTCAAAACCCCTCTCGACGACGCCGCCGGTGACCCAACATTCTCCACATTCAAGCTAAGCCGCGACTTCATCAACGCCCTCAAGAAAAAGTGCAATGAGAGCAGCGGCGGTGTGAATTATACCATGTACGAGGTGGTGGCGGGGCACGTGTGGCGCTGCGTGAGCATTGCCCGCGGCCTGCCAAGGGATCAGGAGACGAAGCTGCAGTTCCCGGTGGATGCGAGGCAGAGGCTGCGCCCGCCTCTCCCGCCGGGGTATTTCGGCAACGGGATCTTCTATAGTGGCGCATTTGCTTTGGTTGGGGAACTGGTGTCGAAGCCGTTGAGGTTCTCGGTGGAGACAGTGCACGAGGCAATCGCTCGAATGGACGACGAATACATGAGGTCTGCTTTGGACTACTTAGAGTTGTACATGAGGAATGTGGAGGGCATTGTTCGCAGCCAAAACAATGTGAAATGCCCCAATTTCGGGGTAACGAGCTGGGTAAGGCTGCCGGTTCACAAGGCGGAATTCGGGTTGGGGAAGCCTGTTTTTGTGGGTCCCGGGGGAGCTCTCTCGGAAGGAAAGAGTTTTCTGTATCCTGATCAAGAAAATGAAGGGATCTTGTTGCTTGCGATCACGCTGCACCAACAACATATGGAGCGATTCGAAAAGTTGCTATACGACAAAGATTCATGCCTCATTCCAGAAATTTCACCTTTTGGTTAA